In Actinomycetota bacterium, the DNA window NNNNNGAGCACGTCACCATCACCGTCGACGCCACCGTGCCCGGCTCGATCGGCTCCTTCGGCTTCGACGACGAAGGCGTGCCCGCCCGCCGCGACCTGATCGTGGACCGGGGCGTGCTGACCGGCCTGCTGTCCTCGCGCGAGTCCGCGCTCGCGATCGGCCGGGAGAGCAACGGCTGCATGCGTGCCGACGGCTGGGGGCGCACGCCCCTCGTGCGCATGACGACCGTCTCGCTCGAGCCGGGCGCCTGGGCGCTCGACGACCTGATCGCCGACACCGACGAAGGGCTGTGGCTCGAGACCAACAACTCGTGGTCCATCGACGACAAGCGCTTGAACTTCCAGTTCGGCGTCGAACTGGCGCGTGAGATCCGCGGCGGCAGACTCGGCAGGCTGTACCGCAACGCGAACTACACCGGCATCACGCCGCGCTTCTGGGGCTCGTGCGACGCCGTCTGTTCGCGCGATCACTGGAGCGTGTGGGGCGTGGCCAACTGCGGCAAGGGCGAGCCGATGCAGGTCGCCCACGTCGCGCACGGCGCCGCGCCCGCGCGGTTCCGCGGCGTGCGGGTGGGGGTGGGCCGATGAGGCCGCGCACTCCGGCCGAGGCACTCGATCTCGCGAAGCGGGCGGTCGCGCTCACGCGTGCGGACGAGGCCGAGGCGCTCGTCGCCGTGAGCGAGGGCGCGCTCACGCGCTTCGCCGGCAACCGCATCCACCAGAACGTCGCGCAGTCCGACGCGGAAGTCTCGGTGCGGGCGGTGCTCGGCAAGCGAGTCGGCGTCGCGTCCACGAACCGGCTCGACGACGCCTCGCTCGCCGCATGCTGCGACGCAGCGGCCGCCGCCGCGCGCGTGGCGCCCGAGGACCCCGGCTTCCCCGGCCTGCCGGCCGCGGGCGAGAACGCGTTCGCCGACCGCTCGGCCGACAGCGTCGCCGGGTTCGGCGCGGACTCCCGCGCCCGTGCGGCCGCCGGACTGATCGCCCAGGCCGCGGAGCGCGGCCTGACGGCCGCGGGTAAGGTCGAGGTGAGCCGCGGCGCCATCGCCGTGGCGAACTCGGCCGGCACGGCGGCCGCGATGGCGGCCGGAGACCTGTCCGCCAACGTGCTCGCGATGGGCGATGACGGCGGCAGCGGATGGGCCTCGTTCGTCTCCGGCGAGGCGAGCGACCTGTCCGCCGAGGCACTCGGCGCGCGGGCGGCCGACCTCGCATCGCGCTCGGCGGACCCCGGCGACCTCGAGCCGGGCGCGTACGCGGTCGTGCTCGCGCCCGACGCCGTCGCGTCGTTGCTCGAGTACCTCGCCTACGTGGGCTTCTCGGCCAAGGACGTCGAGGAGGGCTCGTCGTTCATGTCGGGCCG includes these proteins:
- a CDS encoding TldD/PmbA family protein — translated: MRPRTPAEALDLAKRAVALTRADEAEALVAVSEGALTRFAGNRIHQNVAQSDAEVSVRAVLGKRVGVASTNRLDDASLAACCDAAAAAARVAPEDPGFPGLPAAGENAFADRSADSVAGFGADSRARAAAGLIAQAAERGLTAAGKVEVSRGAIAVANSAGTAAAMAAGDLSANVLAMGDDGGSGWASFVSGEASDLSAEALGARAADLASRSADPGDLEPGAYAVVLAPDAVASLLEYLAYVGFSAKDVEEGSSFMSGRIGERLLSERVTIADDAAGAGALGLAFDYEGVPKRRTVIVDAGVAAGPVTDSYWAARTGRPNTGHALPAPNRWGPQALDLVMDSGDSSIDEMIASVERGVYVTRFHYVNVEEPVRAVLTGMTRDGTFLIEDGRLARPLKNQRFTQSAVDALTNVRAVGRTLTAVRADFGTFRVPAMTVDGFTLTGQTG